The DNA window CACGCACGTTCAAGAACGACTGTTTTTAAGTTCTCTCGGGCTTTCAAGTCGTCCCAGAGCGTCAAATCATGGCCCAGTGCCTTCAGTGTTGTGGAACATGTACAAGCAGGCTGAGAGAAAGCGCGTGCACACGTCAGACACATGCACAGTCCCAGAGTATGGAGTAAGAGGAAACATTGTCAGATATGTGATGGACCAAGGTGAGATTTCGTGCCATTAACTTATCTTAGGCCTCGTGTGACCCGTTTATAAGCCAAATGTGATTAACAACCAGATTTGGTGTTTCCCAACAGGCAGGGTGATTGCTGGTTCCAGTATTGGTTGTCCCACGTGCGTGGAGCATCATTTGTACTTTAATATGTCTGTTCTGGAGGATGTTGAGCAGCTCTCTTTAGCCCAGTTGGAAATAAAGTTCAAACAGGACTCGTTTCCTGCGTCACGCACAGACATCACCTTCAACATGCACGTCTATAGAGTTTTAAGGAGCGCGTTAAAAGGTATGGCTCATGAATCCAGCCGCAGGCTTCTAATCTCACAGTCTGTTCAGGTCACCCCAGGGACTATTCGCTTTAACCTGACCGATCTGGCCGAGTCGTGGAGAAGAAAAGGTAAAAACTATGGCATGGTGATGGCATTGCAGGCCACTCGTTTCAGCAACGAGCTGGACCAGGTCAGTGATGTGGAACTCTCGTATCAGGGTCACGTGGAGATGCCGCAGCTGATGGCGTCGCTTGTGGTCGTTTCTCTGAACCCCCAGCAGTGCAGATCACGTAAGAAGCGCAGCGCGTATTATTTACCCGTCACTCCCAGCAACGTGTGCAAACCCAGACGCCTCTACATCGACTTTAAAGATGTGGGTTGGCAGGACTGGATCATCGCGCCCCAAGGATACGTGGCTAATTACTGCCACGGTGAATGCCCCTTTCCTCTGAGCGAGAGCTTGAACGGGACAAACCACGCCATTCTGCAGACATTGGTGCACTCATTTGACCCGAAAGGAACTCCTCAGCCATGCTGCGTTCCCATCAAACTGTCTCCCATCTCCATGCTGTACTACGATAATAATGACAATGTGGTGCTCAGGCATTATGAGGACATGGTAGTGGATGAATGTGGTTGTAGATAAATAGCGGTTGTTTCTTTTATATGCATACAATAaactttttttccatttaaaaaagcGTGATGTTTGTTGTACTTTTGCCCACACTGCATGCGTCATGTACGTTACCTATTTCGGTGTGTAAGACTCGGTAACCGCCACTGGCTGGCGCGCTCTGTCCAAACTCTAGCCAGTGTACTTGAAATCACTAATCCCTCTTAAAAACACTAACCATTCCACGCTAGGGTAGGTAAATGTACATTATATCATCTTGAATGTGCCCAAATTAATATAATTCATTCAGTCAATATGAATAAGATGACTAGGACAAAAAGCCAGCTTGTTTTGTAAAACTATCTGTGTCTATAATATACCGGAAACATGCGCCCCAGACAGCTAATAATCCTATTTGACAGcatgaatagttttttttttttttttccctcctttgcCCGGTTATGTGTTTGGCTTGTGACATCACTGAGCAACAAAAAGACGCttgagcagagaaagagagcaagactTCAATGAACTTGGCTGCTGCACACTAATCTCCGTGCTTCTCTGGCTTCCTCTCTCTCGCACGttctctagtttttttttttttacagcctaaaaagtatttaaatttACCTCGCTATAAGTCGAATAGGCTACACCAGTAAGGCAACCTCTTCATGGTTTTAATGACGGACAGCTGAAAACATGTTGCACGAGAAGGCGCTCGGTGCTTTGGGACCTTTCCGGTTTCTGCATAACAGCTGTGCGGCGGTGGCGCGCtctaaaatgaaaaacactTTGTGAAACGGCAATAACAGActttaaagggggaaaaaacgcGAGAAAAAGCTGCGCGCTTGGAGTTTCAGCAGGACTTCAGGGCTCATCAGATGCGTGTTGGAAAGGAACGGGACGCAGTAGTGGGCTGCGCACTGACTTCAGCTGGACTTTATCCTCAGAGCCCATTTGGACACACAGCACCTAGCACAGAACGACGCGACTTCTTTTCCATGTCTTATGTGAGACACTTTCTTGCggatattttttctctttttttttgtcgctGTGGATGTTTCTCAGGATCCAAAAAGTTTTCGAAGTGAATAGATACGCTGAGTGGGAGATTTCTTAATTCTTTAATTGATTTCTTTAATAATTCTTGCTGCGCTTTTCTATTCTAAAAAGAAGTTTGGACGATGACAGACTCACAGTTACAGTCTCTGTTTACATCAATCAGATCCGATGAATTGACATTACATACAGATCAGTTAAGTGATTAATGAAGGATCAACGacgttaaataaaaataaatacaaatttttgatgataataataatggccAACTCGAACCGGAGCCGTGGAAGTGCGTGCCGTTTAGTGGCAGTTTGATCGTGCCGTCTTCTGCGCCTCGTCTCTCCATCTCGTACTGATCATGGTGCCGGTGTTCGCTTTGCTCATTGCGCAGCTCTTCTTCGGAGGCTGCTCGGGTCTTCTGCCGGAGATCGGGCGCCGGAAGAACAGCTCTTACCTCTCCCAGGGCGCGCTGGACGCTTTCGAACTTCGTCTGCTTACCATGTTCGGGCTGAAGCAAAGGCCGAGCCCGAGCAAGTCAGCAGTGGTGCCTCAGTACATGCTGGATCTTTTTACCACGTATTCAGCCAACAACGCCGAGCAAAAGCAACACAAAGCGAAGAGCACAGTGGGCAGGAGCGCAGACAGATCCGCTAGTCGGGCGAACACAGTACGCAGCTTCCAGCATGATGGTAAGCTATCACATCTCACCTGAGCCCACTGATAAAGCTCAATGTCTTCATGCTATTAATACCAGGTGTAGATAGCAAAAACGCATTGTTTTGTATTATACAAAGCGGTGCTTTGTCTTATGATCAAAACTTCTTAGTCTAAATCGTATCACTTCGGTGCATCTTCATTAGCAAATTAATTTTGtatcatgaataaaaaatatttattatggaTTTGTATCTTATATTTAGGACACACTGAATATAAGTAAATAGCATTTAGAACCTTGAACTACAGGAGTCTTGTTCTCCAGGAGTCTTGAGATCTAAAATTGGGATTTAAAGCATGGTGTTATGAGTAACCAGTTACTCTGTGGCTGTAACTATAAACGAACTCCCTGGAAAGTAACTagaaatgaatcaatgaatcataGACCATATTATTCACTACGTTACTTGTGCAACTGTGAATCATTTAGTGTACTTTTTCAAATAACTTTGAAACAAGATTTGTGACTAAGAATGTATCACCTTGTTTAATTGCAAGCATGTACTCTAAGTATATTTTGATCTTTTCCAGAATCTACAGAGGAGCTGTCACATCACAGCCTAAAGACGACTCAAAGGTTCCTCTTTAATCTGAGCTCCATCCCAGGAGAGGAGTTTGTCACATCAGCAGAGCTGAGGATTTACAGGGAGCAGGTGATGACGAACAGTAGCAGCAACAGCAGTGCAGGGTACCATCGCATTAACATCCATGAGATCATCAAGCCTGCACTTTCTTTTAAAGAGCCCATCACAAGACTTCTAGACACTAGACTGGTTCAGCACAGCCTGAGCAAGTGGGAGAGCTTTGATGTGAGTCCTGCTGTCTTGCGGTGGACCACGGAGGGTCAAAATAACCACGGCTTTGTGGTGGAGGTGGTTCACCCCGGCACTGCAGAAGGAGACTACAAGAGACATGTCAGAGTCAGCCGGTCGTTGCATGACAGCACAGACTCGTGGCCTCAGTTGAGGCCGCTGCTGGTGACATTCAGCCACGATGGCAAAGGACACGTGCTCCACTCTCGGGAGAAACGACAAGCACGAGGAAACAAGCCAAAGAAGAAACACAAAGCCAACTGCAGGCGGCACTCGCTTTATGTGGACTTCAGCGATGTGGGCTGGAATGACTGGATAGTGGCACCACCAGGCTACCATGCCTTTTACTGCCAAGGAGAGTGTCCTTTCCCTCTGGCAGACCACCTAAACTCCACTAACCATGCTATTGTACAGACACTGGTCAACTCGGTGAATAGTAACGTTCCCAAGGCATGCTGTGTGCCCACAGACCTGAGCCCCATCTCTCTTCTCTATTTAGATGAGTATGAACGAGTGATCCTGAAAAACTACCAGGACATGGTGGTGGAAGGCTGTGGGTGCCGCTGAAGCACACGGACACTACAACACACTTTTGCAAAGACACTTTATCTCCCATTACTACCCTTTATTTATGCTAAGTAAAGTTTTTTAAGGATAAAAACacatattttggaaaaaaatatatataaatctatatttatgtCCACTAatgggaaaataaatattttaattggaGTTCAACTAAtgtattttatgatgtacaTTTCAATtagtttaaattcaatttacaCACATGAAGTATATTGGTcagattttgtatttatttctattgtaaCCACTTTTAGTGAATAGGTTATATCTATTTATGTGTAATCAGGAAGACAAAAAATAGATTTGTAAAACGTTCGAACACCTTAGATGGGTTTATGTGTCTCCGTTATGTGTCTCCACAAGACTTGGGCTACTCTGTGCAGAGCTGCTAAAGCCCGAAAGTGTTAAAGATGTGTTGCAGTTTCAGTTCCCTCCACACTATAGTGTAAAATGGAGTACTGAATATATTCAATAGAATGACACCATATAGAGCATTGGGCCTTTGTTAAGTACTAAGCAGTGGTGAATGTGTATGCACTTATCTAGAAGCAATGTGACAGGTAGTTGACACTGAATCCTCAGGAACTTTGCTGATATGCATGAGATTCACACTATGAGTCTATGAAATCTACCTACAATATAGCCTTAAACACAATTGCTATCTATGTTCTTTTTGTCCTGATGCTTTGGTTCCTTAAAGGTTTCTTCTTTAGCCCTTCTAATACATTGTCAAGTCTCCTTAACTGAATATGTGATGTTCACAAGAATGCATAATAATTATTCTAATGCCTCGAATCTGTCAAGAATTCTGTTATACAAAGAAAGATGCTGTTGAAGTGAGCTTCTTTGTCCTTT is part of the Tachysurus fulvidraco isolate hzauxx_2018 chromosome 12, HZAU_PFXX_2.0, whole genome shotgun sequence genome and encodes:
- the bmp2a gene encoding bone morphogenetic protein 2, giving the protein MVPVFALLIAQLFFGGCSGLLPEIGRRKNSSYLSQGALDAFELRLLTMFGLKQRPSPSKSAVVPQYMLDLFTTYSANNAEQKQHKAKSTVGRSADRSASRANTVRSFQHDESTEELSHHSLKTTQRFLFNLSSIPGEEFVTSAELRIYREQVMTNSSSNSSAGYHRINIHEIIKPALSFKEPITRLLDTRLVQHSLSKWESFDVSPAVLRWTTEGQNNHGFVVEVVHPGTAEGDYKRHVRVSRSLHDSTDSWPQLRPLLVTFSHDGKGHVLHSREKRQARGNKPKKKHKANCRRHSLYVDFSDVGWNDWIVAPPGYHAFYCQGECPFPLADHLNSTNHAIVQTLVNSVNSNVPKACCVPTDLSPISLLYLDEYERVILKNYQDMVVEGCGCR
- the gdf3 gene encoding protein DVR-1 isoform X1; its protein translation is MDVFKFLFLLSSSCIFVSAENTHVQERLFLSSLGLSSRPRASNHGPVPSVLWNMYKQAERKRVHTSDTCTVPEYGVRGNIVRYVMDQGRVIAGSSIGCPTCVEHHLYFNMSVLEDVEQLSLAQLEIKFKQDSFPASRTDITFNMHVYRVLRSALKGMAHESSRRLLISQSVQVTPGTIRFNLTDLAESWRRKGKNYGMVMALQATRFSNELDQVSDVELSYQGHVEMPQLMASLVVVSLNPQQCRSRKKRSAYYLPVTPSNVCKPRRLYIDFKDVGWQDWIIAPQGYVANYCHGECPFPLSESLNGTNHAILQTLVHSFDPKGTPQPCCVPIKLSPISMLYYDNNDNVVLRHYEDMVVDECGCR
- the gdf3 gene encoding protein DVR-1 isoform X2; this translates as MYKQAERKRVHTSDTCTVPEYGVRGNIVRYVMDQGRVIAGSSIGCPTCVEHHLYFNMSVLEDVEQLSLAQLEIKFKQDSFPASRTDITFNMHVYRVLRSALKGMAHESSRRLLISQSVQVTPGTIRFNLTDLAESWRRKGKNYGMVMALQATRFSNELDQVSDVELSYQGHVEMPQLMASLVVVSLNPQQCRSRKKRSAYYLPVTPSNVCKPRRLYIDFKDVGWQDWIIAPQGYVANYCHGECPFPLSESLNGTNHAILQTLVHSFDPKGTPQPCCVPIKLSPISMLYYDNNDNVVLRHYEDMVVDECGCR